DNA sequence from the Cohnella herbarum genome:
ATGCGAACCGTCGTTTGAAATTTTTCGCGAAGCGACTCTTCGAGTTCCTCCAGGAATGGATCCCGTTTCTTCGATTTCGCCTTGGCTTTCGCTTTTACGTTGACCTTGGCCTCCGTATTCTGAACCGCCTCTTCCAATTCGCGCACGCTCCACTCGGAAGCCACGGATTGTTTCGCCAATTCGCGTTTAACGGACTCGTCTTTAATTCCCGCCAACGCTCTCGCATGACCCATCGATAATGTTCCACGTGAAACATAATCTTTGATTTCATCGGGAAGTGCTAACAACCGGAGAAAGTTTGCGATGTGGGAACGCGATTTCCCTACCTTAAGGCTCAGTTCTTCTTGCGTAAGTTTGAACTGATTCATGATCCCTTGATAAGCGACCGCCACTTCGATAGAGTTCAAATCTTCCCGTTGCACGTTCTCTATTAATGCAATTTCCATGACTTGCTGATCATTGTATGTTCGGACAACCGCAGGCACGGTTGCATTGCCCAGTAATTGAGAAGCTCTGAACCTTCTCTCTCCCGCGATTATCTCAAATCCAACCAATGCTTGACGTACAACGATCGGTTGAATGACGCCATGCTCGCGTATCGATTCCGCAAGCTCTTTAATCGCATCCGGATCGAACGTTTTACGAGGTTGATAGGGATTGGCGCGGAGCTGCGTTAACGGAATTTCAACGACCTTATCGTCTTCTTTAATAGAAAGAGAAGTAATTAGCGCATCTAACCCTTTACCTAGCCGCTTGCTCATAAGAGATCACTTCCTTCGCCAACTCGAGATACACTTCTGCACCTTTGGACTTCGGATCATAAGTAATAATCGATTGTCCGTGAGACGGAGCTTCGCTAAGTCTTACGTTACGCGGAATAACGGTCTGA
Encoded proteins:
- a CDS encoding ParB/RepB/Spo0J family partition protein, which codes for MSKRLGKGLDALITSLSIKEDDKVVEIPLTQLRANPYQPRKTFDPDAIKELAESIREHGVIQPIVVRQALVGFEIIAGERRFRASQLLGNATVPAVVRTYNDQQVMEIALIENVQREDLNSIEVAVAYQGIMNQFKLTQEELSLKVGKSRSHIANFLRLLALPDEIKDYVSRGTLSMGHARALAGIKDESVKRELAKQSVASEWSVRELEEAVQNTEAKVNVKAKAKAKSKKRDPFLEELEESLREKFQTTVRIKANKDKGKIELSYFGKNDLERLLELLKALA